From the genome of Petrotoga sibirica DSM 13575:
ATCAAAAAGATGCGTGTTTTTTGAACACGCTTCAATGATCTCTTTTATTACTTTCTCATTTTCATTCATTTTTAATGTTGAGAATACTCTTCTGGGGAAATATTTTCAGAAACCTTAGCCACCACTTTAAACTTAATACCCGTTCTTTTTTCCGAACCTACTTCAACCTCCACAAAACCAGGAATAACGTATATCTCTTTTCCTTTAGCCTCGATAAATCTCTTTGCAATGGCAATAGCCTTCACTGCTTGATTAACTGCTCCAGCTCCAATAGCTTGTAGCTCAACTTCGTCTGTTTTTGATAAAACCCCCGCTATAGCTCCTGCTACTTTGTTCGGTGCGGATGAATGACTAACTTTCAACACTTCCATGTCTTGGCTCCTCCTTTGTGGACAGGCTATATAAAGTTATTTTATCACAAATTTAAATAATGTCAAAGAAAAAATTGAACAAAGAATACCTATGTGGTATAATTGAAAAGGAAACAGCCTCACGGCAAGTAAGGAAGTTAATATTTACTGCATTATTTCAAGGGAAAACGGTGAAAATCCGTTACGGTCGCGCCACCGTAATCGGGGACGAAACTTACAAAAAGTCACTGGAAAGTTCCGGGAAGGCGTAAGGAGTAGAGTGATCCGAAAGTCGGGAGACCTGAATAATGCAGCTTTTTCTATCTCTTCGCGCCAAAGAGATAGAAAAAAATATTTAAATGGCGCTAATTTATATAAGGAGGCCATTTGGGATGAGGAAGGTATTATTTACATTTTTTGCTATTTTTTTGTCGGTTGTTGTGTCGGCAGCGTATTTTATGGTGGATGATCTTGGAAGATTAGTCCCCTTTGAAGGAGAAGTTAACAGGGTTATTTCTGCCGCACCAGCTGTATCTGATTACATCAAATTTCTAGGTTTAGAGGAAAAAGTTCTGGGCGTTACTGACTGGGATATTAATATTGATGCCGAGAAAATTGGTAATTTAGTTCCTTTAAACCTGGAGAAAATAGTTTCTTTGAATCCGGATGTTGTTTTTTTAACAGGAGGATTTCAAGAACCTGAGATTAGCAGGTTGGAAAGATACAATATCAAATCGTTTGTGATTAATCCAGTAAGTTTCAACGATATTTACAGGGAAATTGTATTAATTGGGAGTATATTGGGTGAAAGAGAAAAAGCCCAGGCTATTTCAAATGAACTACGACAAAGTGTTTTAAGTATCGCTAAAAGTTCTTTCACTTGGAAAAACAAGCCAACAGTGCTATATTTAATGGTTCAAAATAACGTATCTGAAATTTGGACGGCAGGAACCGGTTCATACATAAATGAGTTAATTGCTTACGCTGGAGGATTAAATTTAGCCGCTCCATATACTGGGAACAATGGTTTTTTACCCGTTGGACCTGAATTCGTCGTTGCTCAAAATCCTGATATCATAATCGTTGACTCATACTATGAAGGCGACGAAACCGCTAAAAATGCTCTCTTGAATGCCAAACAGTTTGAAAACGTGAAAGCTGTTAAAGAAGGAAAAATTGTAATAGTCGATGGTAACAAAATGCATCAACCTTCTCCATCGCTGCTCGATGTCCTTGAACAATTATATGAGTATTTTGGTGAAAACAGATGAAAATCATCCAAAAACAAGGGGAAGCCCCCCTTGTTTTATTTCTTACAATCTCGAGCTTTATATTAATTTTACTTTTCACATCTTTTGGGAGTGTAAAGATTCCTGTTGAGGACATCTTCAACTCTTTAATGGGTAAAAGCAACAACGATATTTACAACAATTTGATTTTAAACATAAGACTTCCAAGAGTGGTTGGAAGTTTTCTAGTAGGTAGCATATTGGCAGTCTCTGGGAATGTCTTACAATTGGTAGTACAAAATCCTCTCGCAGATCCATACATTTTAGGAATCTCGTCAGGAGCAAGCTTTGGTGCAGTATTATACACAGCGTTGAGCAGCATTTATGGTCTTTCCCTTTTTCTTGGATTAGAAACTTTTTCTTTTCTTTTTGGCATATTTGCAACATTTATTGTTTTAATATTGGCGCGACAGGGTAAAAAACTTCCCGTTTTATCTCTAATACTAAGTGGTGTAATAATTAGCTTTTTGTTTAATTCATTTACTACACTTTTTACCGTGATGTACTGGAGAAACTTAATTCATGTCAACATCTGGTTGATGGGAAGTACGGGGGATTTAATTTGGAGTGATAATTTTAAATTGTTTTTTACGCTCATCATTCAATTTGTTTTAGTTTTATTATTTTCCAAACAATTGAACGTTCTTTCGATGGGAGATGACATGGCAGTATTTTCTGGAATAAATCCCGATCGATTGAAGCTTTTTTTGATCGTAATAAACGTTTTCGCAGTATCTTTTACCGTATCACAAGTAGGAATAATAGGTTTTGTAGGGCTTATAATCCCTCATATAGTTAGAATCGTTAAAGGGCCATATTCTTTTATTTCAAACTTGTACTCGCTTTTCATAGGAGGAATGTTTTTAATGTCTGCAGATTTTGTTTCCAGAACATTATTTGCTCCCACAGAACTTCCTATAGGTGTGGTAACATCAATAGTAGGTGCCCCAATATTCATTTTCGTCATGAGGAGAAAAGAGAAAATATGATAACGTTTAAAAACGTCCGTTTCACTTATGGGAATGGCTTTTTTTTGAAAATCGAAGATTTAAAAATAAAAAAAGGAGATATTATTTCTATAATTGGCCCAAATGGAGCAGGTAAAAGTACTCTTATCAAGATTCTTTCAGGGATTCTAAGAAATTACAAGGGAGAAATAATTCTACAAAACAATGAATTAAAGAATTATTCGTATAAAGAGCTTTCGAAGAAGGTAGCCGTTGTACCCCAAGAATTCAACACCTCTTTCGATTATGATTTGGAAAGTATAGTTTCAACGTCAAGAATACCTTTTTCAAAGAGGATAAACTTTTTTGAATCAGAACAAGACAGAAGAATTATCGATGAAGCTCTTAAAACTGTTGGACTGATAAGTTATAAGAACAAGCCCTTTTCATCATTGTCAGGAGGAGAAAAGCAAAAAGTTATGATAGCTCGAGCAATAGCTCAACAAACGCCCGTATTGCTTTTAGATGAATTCTCTTCGCATTTAGACCCCGGTTACACCCAAAGCCTTTTGAAATTGGTTAAGGAAATGGTTACCAAAGAAAAGAAAACGGTTCTAGCAGTATTTCACGATGTGAATAATGCGGCGTTATTCTCTGATAAAATAATCGTTATGAAGGATGGATCTATTAGATACTCTGGTACACCGGCAGAGGTGTTAAATGAATCCATCATGGATGAAATCTTTGAGATGAATGCTTATATTATAAAACATCCGGTTAAAAAAGTTCCTCAAATTTTATTTAAATAAGGTGTGAAAATGGCTACTATCGATGTTATTGGTGGAATCTTTTTAGACATTTATATACTGAAAAATGATGGTAATCACAATTCAAAAATTCTACAACTTCCTGGAGGATCCGCGTTAAATGTGGCTATTGGTCTTGCTCGATTAGGTCATAACGTAAGAATGTTCGGTAACGTGGGCAAAGATTTCGTTGGAGAGTTTTTATTGGAGAAGCTATCCTTTCATTCTGTTAATGTTGAATGGATAAAGAAAGTAGATCAACACACGGCTACTTTCATCACAATGAATGAAAAGCCCATTGCAGTAGATAGAAGAATAAACGATTTAGACTTGATTATACCAAAGAAAAAATCAGAGTATCTCTTCATCACTACCGAAACGAACGAACGAATAATAAACAGCAATATTTTTCTGAACTACAAAAAAACCTTTTTTGATATAGGTCCTAGACCAAAATTAATAGATAAAAAGTGTGAAAATGTTTTTTTCATCGGCAACGAAAAAGAGTGCAAAGATTTTCTATTCACTTGCGATGTTGTAAAACTGGGGAAAAAAGGCGCTAAATGGGGTGAAAAGATAGTGGCATTATCTGGCAGAAAGGCTTCATACCAAATCGGTATGGGAGATGTGTTTGACACGGTCTTCATAGACGGAATTTTAAATAATATAGAAAAAGAGCAAATTCTACATAATGCCGTTAACGCTACTCAAAAAGTCTCAGAATACTTGGGTGCTTACAATAAAATTATCAATATATAGTTATAGTAATTAATTCGATTCATTCATTTTCAGAAGCTAAAGCTTCCTTTTTATGCCCACATTCTATCACGTCTTTCAAAGTGATATTAGATAACTCGTTAAATATTGCTTTTCGTACCCTTTGCCAGACAAACTCTACGGGACAAATTTTTTGATTTTCACATTCACCCTCGGAAATACAATCGTAAGAGTTCAACGGTTCTTCTAAAACCTCTACGATTTCGGAAAGTTTGATTTCCTCAGGAGCCTTTGTAAAATAAAATCCTCCAAATTTACCTTTTTCCGAAGAAACTATTTCAGCTTTTTTTAATTTGGCAAATATCTTTGCCAAAAATTCTTGTGAAATACCTGAACTTTCCGCAATCTTCGATATTGAGATTTTGATGTTTTCCTCATCTTTGATTCTATTTTGAAGTTTATACATTTCATATAAACCACGTATAGCATAACAGCTCTTGATTGTTAAAGACATGAAGGTCCCACCCCTTTTATTTTTTTTATAAACAATCCCTTCACCCACAAATTGCTACATTTAACCCAAATCATTTTTTCCTGAAGGCGTCCCAAAATTAATAAATTTTTTTAAGAAACACTAAAGTTTGTTTTGACGCTTTTTTGCCTCACTATTCGCCCTAATAGAAAAAGGCATTCTTTTCACAATCATCGGTATGAATATTAGTTGAAGAATTATACCAGGAATCCCGAACACATAACTCATCAAAATTGAAGTTAAAGGGCTAAGATTTATATTAAGGATTAATCCTATGGTGTAGTAAGCTACCATATATACACCCCTACCTATCAACATAGATACTAAGAGATCCAAATAAATATTTTTCTTATTTAAAAGGCCTGATATAAATCCATAGGTTGCAACTTCTATGGTCATAAATATGAAAACAGGGAATGGCGGCATACCGAAAAGTAAAAAATTTAAAACAGGCATTAAAGCCCCTACAAGTAATCCAATCGTTGCCCCTTCCATGATACCAGCCATTAAAGCAACAAAATGCAACGGTAAGATTATAATTCCCAGCATTGGATTACCGATGCTATGAACCAAAAATGAAAAGACAACAACTCCCAACGCTATATAAACAGGTGATCTTGCAACCCTTTTTACAGCTGTATGCTGAGAAGCAGAATTCTTCATTAAATTGCCCCCTTCTGATATACGAATTTAAATTGATATTAGATTTTTGAAAGTATAACTGTTTTGTTTTGAATAAGGTACCACTTGAAACAAATCCATGTTGAAACAAAATTCAAGATCATCTTTAAGTCCCAAAGCTTTTAGTCTTTTGGCATGATCAGAATCCATAACGTAACTCTTTTTACATTTAGTTAAATTTAAGGATACTTTTGCTCCGTCATTTAAGTGATAAGTTTGTTTTTCCATGATTTTTTGAACAAATAATCCACCCAGATATGAATCTTCAAAAGAAATTGAACGGTTGGTACCAGAACAAACTACTCCAATACTTTGATAATTCCCTTGTATTATGAATTCAACCACGGAAGAAAAATTCAACAATGAAAGGGCAATTATATCTCCCAGTTCGCTTGTTTTTTTCATAGCTTTTGATCCGTTGGAAGTAGTTAGTACAATGGATTTTTTCCTTATTTTATCAGAATTATTTAAAAACTCTAATGGGGAATTGCCAAAATCAAAACCTTCTAACTTTATTGCTTCTCTTTCCCCTGCGAGTAAATATCCCATCTTTTTTAATTCTTTTGCCACTTCGATGCTATCTGTTACAAAAATTTCTTCAGCACCACAATGGAGTAATGCTGATATGCTAGAAGTAGCCCTTAAAAGATCTATAAGTATATAGATTTGATGATTTTTTATATTTTCATTCGGCAGAAAATAGACATTCAATTCTGGTTCGAATAGACTTTCTTCTTTTATCTTAATCGATCTCCTTTTCTTCTGGAGTAAGATAAGTTTCAAGCCCATAATATTCAAGATGCCACGTTTCATTTAAAGAAGCTAAAACGTATCTATAATCTCCCTCATATATTACATGTGAAACGGATGCATTGTCAACTCTAAAAGAGGTATGTTGATTAAGTGGAATATTGAGAATCCATGAAATGATAGTCCTAATAGCTAAACCATGTGCAACCACAACTATTTTATCCTCTAATTTATGCTCCTTAACTATTCTTTTTATAGCCCTTACCGCCCTTCTTTGCACATCACCTAAAGTCTCAACATCTTCCACTGAGGCCCAGATATCCTTATGCCAATACTCCAATTCTTCTTTGTAATTAAGAAGTATCTCTTCTATCTTTTTCCCATCCCATTTTCCTATATTACATTCGTTCAAATCGGAATCTTTTTTTATTTGCAAATTGTGGTATTGATTGATGATTTCTGCCGTTTTAATAGCCCTTTGTAAAACGGATGTATACATCCCATCTATTTTGATATTTTTGAATCTTTCTGCGGTTGCCTTAGCCTGATTAATCCCTTCTTCATCAAGCTCTACGTCTCTTTGGCCTTGCCAAATCCCCATTTTGTTCCAAAGTGTAGCTCCATGTCTTACTAAGTAAATATCCAAAACACAGACACCTCCAATTATTCCCATTCTATTGTGGCAGGGGGCTTTGATGAGATATCGTAAACCACTCTGGTAATTTCTTCAACTTCGTTGGTTATTCTGCTGGAAACCAAGTCCAAAATTTCAAAGGGAATTTTAGACCAATCTGCGGTCATACCCTCCACACTATCAACAGCCCTTAAAGATACCACATAACCATAACTTCTTTTATCCCCAGTTATACCTACAGTTCTTATCGGTATTAATATGGCAAAGGCTTGCCATACTTTATCGTACCAACCTGTTTCTTTTAGTGTTTTGATAAAAATATTATCAACTTTTTTTAAAATTGTCAGTTTTTCTTCGGTAATTTCACCAATGATTCGAATAGCTAATCCTGGCCCTGGAAATGGATGCCTGTACAGTATTTCCCTTGGGAGCCCTAAGATTTCTCCTACACTTCGAACTTCATCTTTAAATAATTCTCTAAGTGGCTCTACTATTTTTAAGTCTATATTCTCTGGAAGTCCCCCCACGTTGTGATGACTCTTAATCTTGAATGTTTTTTTTCCAGATTTCGCACTTTCTATGACATCTGAATATATTGTTCCTTGAATTAAATACTCACAATCTTTCTCTTTTTTTGCTTCTTCTTCAAAAACTCTGATAAACTCTTCGCCAATTATTTTACGTTTTTGTTCAGGATCAGTGATTCCTTTTAATTTGCCTAAAAATTGTTCTTGGGCATCTACGGTGGTCAAATTTAAACCGATATAGTCTCTGAACGTACTTTCAACTTCTTCAACCTCATTCATTCTCAAAAGGCCATGGTTTACAAAGATGGCTTTCAGGTTGTTTCCTATAGCTCTGTGGGTTAATACAGCGGCAACCGATGAATCTACTCCTCCTGATAAAGCTATAATCGCTTTTTTATCACCGATTGTGTCTTTTATTTTATTTATCTTATCTTCAACAAAGTCCATCAAAGTCCATGAACCTTTCAACCCACATATGCCATGAACAAAATTTTTCAATATATCGATTCCAAATTCAGTATGCCTAACTTCAGGGTGAAATTGGATGCAGTATATATTTTCTGATTCGTTTTCAAAAGAAGAGATGATATTGTTTGAAGTGAGAGAAGTAATTCTAAATTTCTCAGGAACTTTCGTCACCATATCCTTATGGCTCATCCAAACGTTAAATACGCTTGGAAGCTTTTTAAATAACAGAGATTGGTTGGTTATGGAAATTTTAGTTTTTCCATACTCAGCTATACCTCTTTGTTCAACCTTTCCACCAAGTTTCTTCGCCAAAAGCTGCATCCCATAACAGATACCTAAAATAGGAAGTTTGGCATGAAATATTTCATCTGATACATGGGGAGCATCAACATCATAAACACTATCAGGTCCACCGGACAAGACTATACCTTTCACGTTGTTAAGGGATATAGTATCGTCATATTGTGCTACTTCTGAAAATACCCCCAGATCTCTAATCCTTTTTGCTAGAAGCTGAGTGTACTGAGAACCATAATCGATGACAAGAATCTTTTCCATTGAGAGACCTCCGAAATTGATATGCTTTTACTATAAACCCATAAGATCATAAAATTATAACCCTATTTTTTTTATCAGGTTCGTATGAGGATAAATTTGTATTTTTGTATAATAAAGTGTAAATATTACTTGCCAAAAAATCGTATTCAATCTGATTTAAATAGATTTCAGGTATACTTTCATACTTTTTTTTACTTGATAATAGTTTGTCGTTTAATCTATTATATATTTTTCTGTATCTCGATGGGGTAGTAATAATTGGATAAGTAGAAAGATCTTTTATTTTACCCAGCAATTCTTGACCCTTCTTTGTGAAGGCTAAAACCCTTAAATATTGTGGTCCATAATTGTTATATAATTTTACATCTTTCTCTTTTAAATCAAATAGAATCTTTAAAAGCGTCCTTTTCACTCTTGTCAACGTAAACCTTTTCGTCTTAACGTTGTTTACTAATTCTGTAAGATTGGAACTTGTTTTGGAAAATTTTGAATACCTTGTTTCTAATCCTTCTTTTACTCCGTCTATCTGAATGAATTCTTCTCTTTTCATCATTCGCAACTTAGCTAAAACTATGTCTCGCATATCTTCAAATATTATTGGGGCTTTACCTTTCTCAATCTCCCTAAGTAGAACTTCATAAGAAAAGGGTGGAACTCCTTGCTTAACTTTGTTCATCTCTTTTTTTTCTATAAGATTTCGTATTGCAGTGGCGCTGGAAATTTCACCGGTGAATTCTTTTTGATTGTATTCCGCCTTTATTCTTTGAATAGTATGTGGAACGATCTTTGAATTATATAATTTTAAGGCATTTAAATACTCCAAACCTAAGATATCGTTTGATTGCTCTAATATGTCTAGTACATTGTGTTCGTAATTTGAAGATTCTAAATGCTCAACTAAAGCAAACTTTCTAGCATTTGGGAAGGATAAACCTTTTTTTAAATTTTTGTTGAGTAACTTCTTAAAATTTTTGGGTTGCTCGTATAAAATGTTCGATATTTTATCTAAAACTTCTAAATTACTAGATTCACTTCCAAAAACTATATCTGTAACAACATTGGTTCTCTCTAATACGCCTATGGCTCCTGTTGCGAATCCACTTGCATCTTGTATACAATAGACAAATGGTAATTCCAAGACAACGTCTACTCCCATATTAACAGCAATTTCGGCTCGAGAAAACTTATCCAAGATTGCAGGTTCTCCTCTTTGGACAAAATTCCCACTCATTACAGCGATTGTGTAATCAGGGTTAATTAAAGTTTTAGCTTCTTTCAAATGATGGAGGTGCCCGTTATGAAAAGGATTGTATTCAACAACTATACCTAAAACTTTCAAAATTGATCTCCTTTTTAAAAAATAGCCTT
Proteins encoded in this window:
- a CDS encoding stage V sporulation protein S gives rise to the protein MEVLKVSHSSAPNKVAGAIAGVLSKTDEVELQAIGAGAVNQAVKAIAIAKRFIEAKGKEIYVIPGFVEVEVGSEKRTGIKFKVVAKVSENISPEEYSQH
- a CDS encoding ABC transporter substrate-binding protein — its product is MRKVLFTFFAIFLSVVVSAAYFMVDDLGRLVPFEGEVNRVISAAPAVSDYIKFLGLEEKVLGVTDWDINIDAEKIGNLVPLNLEKIVSLNPDVVFLTGGFQEPEISRLERYNIKSFVINPVSFNDIYREIVLIGSILGEREKAQAISNELRQSVLSIAKSSFTWKNKPTVLYLMVQNNVSEIWTAGTGSYINELIAYAGGLNLAAPYTGNNGFLPVGPEFVVAQNPDIIIVDSYYEGDETAKNALLNAKQFENVKAVKEGKIVIVDGNKMHQPSPSLLDVLEQLYEYFGENR
- a CDS encoding FecCD family ABC transporter permease is translated as MKIIQKQGEAPLVLFLTISSFILILLFTSFGSVKIPVEDIFNSLMGKSNNDIYNNLILNIRLPRVVGSFLVGSILAVSGNVLQLVVQNPLADPYILGISSGASFGAVLYTALSSIYGLSLFLGLETFSFLFGIFATFIVLILARQGKKLPVLSLILSGVIISFLFNSFTTLFTVMYWRNLIHVNIWLMGSTGDLIWSDNFKLFFTLIIQFVLVLLFSKQLNVLSMGDDMAVFSGINPDRLKLFLIVINVFAVSFTVSQVGIIGFVGLIIPHIVRIVKGPYSFISNLYSLFIGGMFLMSADFVSRTLFAPTELPIGVVTSIVGAPIFIFVMRRKEKI
- a CDS encoding ABC transporter ATP-binding protein, which translates into the protein MITFKNVRFTYGNGFFLKIEDLKIKKGDIISIIGPNGAGKSTLIKILSGILRNYKGEIILQNNELKNYSYKELSKKVAVVPQEFNTSFDYDLESIVSTSRIPFSKRINFFESEQDRRIIDEALKTVGLISYKNKPFSSLSGGEKQKVMIARAIAQQTPVLLLDEFSSHLDPGYTQSLLKLVKEMVTKEKKTVLAVFHDVNNAALFSDKIIVMKDGSIRYSGTPAEVLNESIMDEIFEMNAYIIKHPVKKVPQILFK
- a CDS encoding PfkB family carbohydrate kinase, which produces MATIDVIGGIFLDIYILKNDGNHNSKILQLPGGSALNVAIGLARLGHNVRMFGNVGKDFVGEFLLEKLSFHSVNVEWIKKVDQHTATFITMNEKPIAVDRRINDLDLIIPKKKSEYLFITTETNERIINSNIFLNYKKTFFDIGPRPKLIDKKCENVFFIGNEKECKDFLFTCDVVKLGKKGAKWGEKIVALSGRKASYQIGMGDVFDTVFIDGILNNIEKEQILHNAVNATQKVSEYLGAYNKIINI
- a CDS encoding RrF2 family transcriptional regulator encodes the protein MSLTIKSCYAIRGLYEMYKLQNRIKDEENIKISISKIAESSGISQEFLAKIFAKLKKAEIVSSEKGKFGGFYFTKAPEEIKLSEIVEVLEEPLNSYDCISEGECENQKICPVEFVWQRVRKAIFNELSNITLKDVIECGHKKEALASENE
- a CDS encoding ECF transporter S component, which codes for MKNSASQHTAVKRVARSPVYIALGVVVFSFLVHSIGNPMLGIIILPLHFVALMAGIMEGATIGLLVGALMPVLNFLLFGMPPFPVFIFMTIEVATYGFISGLLNKKNIYLDLLVSMLIGRGVYMVAYYTIGLILNINLSPLTSILMSYVFGIPGIILQLIFIPMIVKRMPFSIRANSEAKKRQNKL
- a CDS encoding 2-phosphosulfolactate phosphatase: MGLKLILLQKKRRSIKIKEESLFEPELNVYFLPNENIKNHQIYILIDLLRATSSISALLHCGAEEIFVTDSIEVAKELKKMGYLLAGEREAIKLEGFDFGNSPLEFLNNSDKIRKKSIVLTTSNGSKAMKKTSELGDIIALSLLNFSSVVEFIIQGNYQSIGVVCSGTNRSISFEDSYLGGLFVQKIMEKQTYHLNDGAKVSLNLTKCKKSYVMDSDHAKRLKALGLKDDLEFCFNMDLFQVVPYSKQNSYTFKNLISI
- a CDS encoding histidine phosphatase family protein — translated: MDIYLVRHGATLWNKMGIWQGQRDVELDEEGINQAKATAERFKNIKIDGMYTSVLQRAIKTAEIINQYHNLQIKKDSDLNECNIGKWDGKKIEEILLNYKEELEYWHKDIWASVEDVETLGDVQRRAVRAIKRIVKEHKLEDKIVVVAHGLAIRTIISWILNIPLNQHTSFRVDNASVSHVIYEGDYRYVLASLNETWHLEYYGLETYLTPEEKEID
- the guaA gene encoding glutamine-hydrolyzing GMP synthase, producing MEKILVIDYGSQYTQLLAKRIRDLGVFSEVAQYDDTISLNNVKGIVLSGGPDSVYDVDAPHVSDEIFHAKLPILGICYGMQLLAKKLGGKVEQRGIAEYGKTKISITNQSLLFKKLPSVFNVWMSHKDMVTKVPEKFRITSLTSNNIISSFENESENIYCIQFHPEVRHTEFGIDILKNFVHGICGLKGSWTLMDFVEDKINKIKDTIGDKKAIIALSGGVDSSVAAVLTHRAIGNNLKAIFVNHGLLRMNEVEEVESTFRDYIGLNLTTVDAQEQFLGKLKGITDPEQKRKIIGEEFIRVFEEEAKKEKDCEYLIQGTIYSDVIESAKSGKKTFKIKSHHNVGGLPENIDLKIVEPLRELFKDEVRSVGEILGLPREILYRHPFPGPGLAIRIIGEITEEKLTILKKVDNIFIKTLKETGWYDKVWQAFAILIPIRTVGITGDKRSYGYVVSLRAVDSVEGMTADWSKIPFEILDLVSSRITNEVEEITRVVYDISSKPPATIEWE
- a CDS encoding nucleotidyltransferase, producing MKVLGIVVEYNPFHNGHLHHLKEAKTLINPDYTIAVMSGNFVQRGEPAILDKFSRAEIAVNMGVDVVLELPFVYCIQDASGFATGAIGVLERTNVVTDIVFGSESSNLEVLDKISNILYEQPKNFKKLLNKNLKKGLSFPNARKFALVEHLESSNYEHNVLDILEQSNDILGLEYLNALKLYNSKIVPHTIQRIKAEYNQKEFTGEISSATAIRNLIEKKEMNKVKQGVPPFSYEVLLREIEKGKAPIIFEDMRDIVLAKLRMMKREEFIQIDGVKEGLETRYSKFSKTSSNLTELVNNVKTKRFTLTRVKRTLLKILFDLKEKDVKLYNNYGPQYLRVLAFTKKGQELLGKIKDLSTYPIITTPSRYRKIYNRLNDKLLSSKKKYESIPEIYLNQIEYDFLASNIYTLLYKNTNLSSYEPDKKNRVIIL